The Pseudarthrobacter sulfonivorans genome includes a window with the following:
- a CDS encoding ABC transporter permease subunit gives MPGAPLRPALPRNPLIATLGTMEIGTGIALVITNGGNISGLPSQIQSAIGLNMIGGVLPLPTLVALVVAALVTLLLKYTRFGMRSLAMGSSRTAAERAGIKTRRQTIQLTMIAGAFVMALSAIEAALGH, from the coding sequence GTGCCGGGTGCCCCGCTGCGCCCGGCGCTTCCCCGCAACCCACTCATCGCAACTCTTGGCACTATGGAAATCGGAACCGGCATCGCGCTCGTGATCACCAACGGCGGGAACATCTCCGGACTGCCGTCGCAAATCCAGAGCGCAATCGGCCTGAACATGATCGGCGGTGTCCTTCCGCTTCCGACCCTCGTCGCGCTTGTCGTAGCTGCTCTCGTCACCTTGCTCCTCAAGTACACCCGATTCGGAATGAGGTCACTTGCAATGGGGTCGTCGCGAACCGCGGCGGAGCGCGCCGGAATCAAAACCAGACGACAGACCATCCAGCTGACGATGATCGCGGGCGCGTTCGTAATGGCATTGAGCGCAATAGAGGCTGCCCTTGGCCACTGA
- a CDS encoding SDR family NAD(P)-dependent oxidoreductase — protein MSLSGKVAIVTGSGRGLGLAYARELARQGAAVVINDVDADVAADAVRTIESDGGRAVAVVAPVGSTEVAKQLVQEAVQTFGRLDILVTNAGILRDRSLLKMTDEDFDLVINVHLKGTFTCAREAFGYFKENGIAGRIITIGSPTGQRGNFGQTNYAAAKAGIVGMVRTWALEMKKAGVTVNTVIPVAATAMTKTVPYFQKAVEADERGEAMPAFFRHELGFGTADDVAGLIAFLASDAAAGITGQVIGAGGDRLQLWTHPEAAATEYREGGWGYEDLVDNFDALFGNKLQSVGEEFLPLPEDLKPEPAQAR, from the coding sequence ATGAGCCTGTCAGGCAAAGTAGCAATCGTCACGGGTAGCGGACGGGGACTTGGCCTTGCCTACGCCCGGGAACTCGCCCGCCAGGGTGCCGCCGTCGTTATCAACGATGTTGACGCGGACGTCGCCGCGGACGCTGTGCGCACCATTGAGTCCGACGGCGGCCGCGCCGTCGCCGTCGTCGCCCCCGTCGGCAGCACTGAAGTTGCCAAACAGCTGGTGCAGGAAGCAGTGCAGACCTTCGGCCGGCTGGACATCCTGGTCACCAACGCCGGGATCCTCCGGGACAGGTCACTGCTGAAGATGACCGACGAGGACTTTGACCTCGTGATCAACGTCCACCTGAAGGGCACCTTCACGTGTGCCCGGGAAGCGTTCGGCTACTTCAAGGAGAATGGCATCGCCGGCCGGATCATCACCATCGGCTCCCCCACCGGACAGCGCGGCAACTTCGGCCAGACCAACTACGCCGCCGCCAAGGCCGGGATCGTGGGCATGGTCCGGACCTGGGCCCTGGAGATGAAAAAGGCCGGCGTCACCGTCAACACGGTCATCCCGGTCGCCGCGACCGCCATGACCAAAACCGTCCCGTACTTCCAGAAGGCCGTGGAAGCGGACGAACGCGGCGAGGCCATGCCGGCCTTCTTCCGCCACGAGCTGGGCTTCGGAACGGCCGACGACGTCGCCGGGCTGATTGCCTTCCTCGCCTCCGACGCGGCGGCCGGGATCACCGGCCAGGTCATCGGCGCCGGCGGTGACCGGCTGCAGCTCTGGACCCACCCCGAGGCCGCCGCCACCGAATACCGTGAGGGCGGCTGGGGCTACGAGGACCTCGTCGATAACTTTGACGCCCTCTTCGGGAACAAGCTCCAAAGCGTCGGCGAGGAATTCCTCCCGCTGCCCGAGGACCTCAAGCCCGAACCCGCCCAGGCGCGCTGA
- a CDS encoding 4-hydroxybenzoate 3-monooxygenase → MARTTIITQVAIMGAGPAGLMLSHLLAKQGIESVVVEIRSRKEIQETVRAGILEHGTVNMLVESGVSDRVLREGDRHDGIELRFNGESHRIDFKDLVGESVWLYPQTDVFADLAARREADGGDVRYSVTDTTVHDLEGKPKVWFTDADGAEFEIQADYLVGADGSRSHCRFQIPEAHRKWYFHEYPFAWFGILTEAPRSADELIYANSEHGFALISQRTETVQRMYFQCDPKENVAEWDDERIWSEFRKRVNGNGFELKEGPVLEKMVLPFRSFVHTPMRHGNLFLAGDAAHTVPPTGAKGLNLAIHDVKVLFEGLDSFYSNGSTALLDSYSDRALDRVWKAQHFSYWMTSMLHTVPGADDFDRARQLGELHSVVSSRHAKAYLAESYTGWPAVG, encoded by the coding sequence ATGGCACGCACAACCATCATCACCCAGGTCGCCATCATGGGCGCAGGCCCTGCCGGCCTCATGCTCTCCCACCTGCTGGCCAAGCAGGGCATCGAATCAGTCGTGGTCGAGATCCGCAGCCGCAAGGAAATCCAGGAAACCGTCCGCGCCGGCATCCTGGAGCACGGCACAGTCAACATGCTGGTGGAGTCCGGCGTCTCGGACCGTGTGCTCCGCGAAGGCGACCGCCACGACGGGATCGAGCTGCGGTTCAACGGCGAAAGCCACCGCATCGATTTCAAGGACCTCGTGGGCGAGTCCGTCTGGCTCTACCCCCAGACCGACGTGTTCGCAGACCTCGCCGCACGGCGGGAGGCCGACGGCGGCGACGTCCGCTACAGCGTCACGGACACCACCGTTCATGACCTCGAAGGCAAGCCGAAGGTCTGGTTCACCGACGCTGACGGCGCGGAGTTCGAGATCCAGGCAGACTACCTCGTGGGCGCCGACGGTTCCCGCAGCCACTGCCGTTTTCAGATCCCCGAGGCCCACCGCAAGTGGTACTTCCACGAATACCCGTTCGCCTGGTTCGGCATCCTGACCGAAGCTCCGCGCAGCGCCGACGAACTGATCTACGCCAACTCCGAGCACGGCTTCGCCCTGATCAGCCAGCGCACCGAGACCGTCCAGCGCATGTACTTCCAGTGCGACCCCAAGGAAAACGTGGCCGAGTGGGATGACGAACGCATCTGGTCCGAGTTCCGCAAGCGCGTCAACGGCAACGGCTTCGAGCTCAAGGAAGGCCCCGTCCTGGAAAAGATGGTCCTGCCGTTCCGCAGCTTCGTGCACACCCCCATGCGCCACGGCAACCTCTTCCTGGCCGGCGACGCCGCCCACACCGTCCCACCTACCGGTGCCAAGGGCCTCAACCTCGCCATCCACGACGTCAAAGTGCTCTTCGAAGGCCTCGACTCCTTCTACTCCAACGGCTCCACCGCGTTGCTCGACTCCTACAGCGACCGCGCGCTGGACCGGGTATGGAAGGCTCAACACTTTTCCTACTGGATGACGTCCATGCTGCACACCGTCCCCGGCGCCGACGACTTCGACCGCGCCCGCCAACTCGGCGAGCTGCACTCCGTGGTCTCCTCCCGGCACGCCAAGGCCTACTTGGCGGAGTCATACACAGGCTGGCCTGCAGTCGGATAG
- the menE gene encoding o-succinylbenzoate--CoA ligase → MENFGIGSWLQRRRPKSGNKTALISGNRELSYEAFADRSVRLANALRDRGVAKGDRVAYLGENHPAFLETLFAAGLLGAIFVPLNTRLAPPEIQFQLQDCGAHILVHSQSLDVLGTRGSDATPVARRIVVNDAADTAAATTATPRDQAVVSVEDFEAVLASGTEEFRDETVGLDDGAMILYTSGTTGRPKGALLTHGNVVWNCMNVIVDFDFASTDVALMISPMFHVASLDMGVLPTLLKGGTVVLEAKFEPQRTLELVQKHRATTLSGVPTTFQMLCEHPDWEGTDLSSLTKLTCGGSAVPLRVLDAYEQRGLHFSNGYGMTETAPGATTLPADRSREKAGSSGLPHFFTDVRITDFDGNQAPPETVGEIHIKGPNVIGQYWNRPEAIDQSTTADGWFKSGDMGYKDTDGFVFISDRLKDMIISGGENIYPAEVEQAITELVAVASVAVIGVPDEKWGEVPRAVILLREGAHLTEDQLKEHLNGRLARYKIPKSVVFVAEMPRTASGKIKKTGLRQQSS, encoded by the coding sequence GTGGAGAACTTTGGCATCGGCTCCTGGCTGCAGCGTCGCCGCCCGAAGTCCGGTAACAAGACCGCACTCATCAGCGGCAACCGGGAGCTGAGCTATGAGGCATTCGCGGACCGCAGCGTCCGCCTGGCCAACGCCCTCCGCGACCGCGGCGTGGCCAAGGGCGACCGGGTGGCGTACCTGGGCGAAAACCACCCCGCATTCCTCGAGACCCTGTTCGCCGCAGGCTTGCTGGGGGCCATCTTCGTCCCCCTCAACACCCGGCTGGCACCCCCCGAAATCCAGTTCCAGCTCCAGGACTGCGGGGCACACATCCTCGTGCACTCCCAGAGCCTCGATGTGCTCGGCACCCGCGGGTCGGACGCCACCCCGGTAGCACGGCGCATCGTGGTCAACGACGCCGCCGACACTGCGGCGGCGACAACAGCCACTCCCCGGGACCAGGCCGTGGTTTCCGTTGAGGACTTCGAAGCGGTCCTCGCATCCGGCACGGAGGAGTTCCGGGATGAGACCGTGGGGCTCGACGACGGCGCCATGATCCTCTACACCTCGGGCACCACCGGGCGGCCCAAGGGGGCGCTTCTGACCCACGGTAACGTGGTCTGGAACTGCATGAACGTCATCGTGGACTTCGATTTCGCGTCCACGGACGTGGCGCTCATGATCTCCCCGATGTTCCATGTCGCCTCCCTGGACATGGGCGTGCTGCCCACCCTGCTCAAAGGCGGAACCGTGGTCCTGGAAGCCAAGTTCGAGCCCCAGCGCACCCTCGAACTGGTCCAGAAGCACCGCGCCACCACCCTCAGCGGCGTGCCCACCACCTTCCAGATGCTCTGCGAACATCCGGACTGGGAAGGCACCGACCTGAGCTCCCTGACAAAGCTGACCTGCGGCGGCTCAGCCGTTCCCCTGAGGGTCCTGGACGCCTACGAGCAGCGGGGCCTGCACTTCTCCAACGGCTACGGCATGACCGAGACCGCCCCGGGCGCCACCACTCTCCCGGCGGACCGTTCGCGGGAAAAGGCCGGCTCCTCAGGACTGCCCCACTTCTTCACCGACGTACGGATCACCGACTTTGACGGCAACCAGGCTCCGCCCGAAACCGTGGGCGAAATCCACATCAAGGGCCCCAACGTCATTGGCCAGTACTGGAACCGGCCGGAGGCCATCGACCAATCCACAACGGCCGATGGCTGGTTCAAATCCGGGGACATGGGATACAAGGACACCGACGGCTTTGTCTTCATCTCCGACAGGCTCAAGGACATGATCATTTCGGGCGGCGAAAACATCTACCCGGCCGAAGTGGAACAGGCCATCACCGAGCTCGTGGCAGTGGCCAGTGTCGCAGTCATCGGCGTTCCCGATGAAAAGTGGGGTGAAGTGCCTCGTGCCGTCATCTTGCTACGTGAAGGCGCCCACCTCACGGAAGACCAACTTAAGGAACACCTCAACGGCCGGCTCGCCCGGTACAAAATTCCGAAGTCTGTCGTGTTCGTGGCGGAGATGCCGCGGACCGCCAGCGGAAAAATCAAGAAAACAGGACTGCGGCAGCAGAGTTCCTGA
- a CDS encoding tyrosine-type recombinase/integrase, with translation MAVDGSGRVHLLGSVQLLHPEQQTFDQMLDGWRNQQLSRNLKFDTIDQRIRYVRRFVDHVNEFPWHWTPAHVEEYFGDLRSIRHLSHSTLRAHQSALRHFTSYVANPDYGWDRVCEQRFGTHPAQVFYEWNTATHVQEFEGRPSKRAYTKEELQKLFDHADDEVQVIEASGKKGWQAAYRDAVMLKMAYSYGLRFNELRHLQTVDFATNPHARKYGKFGVCKVRFGKSRKASPPKPRSVLTVFDWTTGVLEDWLANGRGTLHTLDLFPSERGGLIVESTLLRRLRRYLDELGMPPDGLDLHSLRRSYATHLLEAGWDPRFVQYQMGHEYASTTGIYQFVSDDFRNTTLRASLDRTMDHALGKQSGGQR, from the coding sequence ATGGCAGTCGATGGATCCGGACGGGTGCACCTTCTGGGCTCCGTCCAGCTGCTTCATCCTGAACAGCAGACCTTCGATCAGATGCTCGATGGCTGGCGGAACCAGCAGCTGTCTCGCAACCTGAAGTTCGACACCATCGACCAGCGCATCCGGTATGTTCGCAGGTTCGTGGATCATGTGAATGAATTTCCGTGGCATTGGACGCCGGCCCATGTCGAGGAGTATTTCGGGGACCTGCGCTCGATCCGGCACTTGAGCCACTCGACGCTTCGGGCCCACCAGTCCGCGCTGCGTCACTTCACGTCGTACGTCGCCAATCCAGATTATGGCTGGGACCGGGTCTGCGAACAGCGCTTTGGTACCCATCCGGCCCAGGTCTTCTATGAGTGGAACACCGCCACCCATGTGCAGGAATTCGAAGGCCGACCCTCCAAGCGTGCCTACACGAAAGAGGAACTCCAGAAGCTCTTCGACCACGCCGATGACGAGGTTCAGGTCATTGAGGCCTCGGGCAAGAAGGGTTGGCAGGCGGCCTACCGCGACGCTGTGATGCTCAAAATGGCTTACTCCTACGGGCTTCGGTTCAATGAACTGCGGCACCTGCAGACCGTCGACTTCGCAACCAACCCGCACGCGCGCAAGTACGGGAAATTCGGTGTCTGCAAGGTCCGGTTCGGCAAGTCCCGCAAGGCATCACCGCCCAAGCCCCGCAGCGTCCTGACGGTCTTCGACTGGACCACCGGCGTCCTCGAGGATTGGCTCGCCAACGGCCGGGGAACCCTTCACACCCTCGACCTCTTCCCCAGCGAACGCGGCGGACTCATCGTCGAATCCACCCTCCTGCGGCGGCTCCGGCGGTATCTGGACGAGCTGGGAATGCCGCCGGACGGGCTGGACCTGCACTCCCTGCGGCGCTCCTACGCGACCCACCTGCTGGAGGCCGGATGGGATCCTAGATTCGTGCAATACCAAATGGGCCACGAATACGCCTCCACCACCGGCATCTACCAATTCGTCAGCGACGACTTCCGCAACACCACGCTGCGGGCGTCCCTGGACCGCACGATGGACCACGCACTCGGCAAACAATCGGGAGGTCAGCGATGA
- a CDS encoding CocE/NonD family hydrolase: MPELRPSGQTKRTRAATRFATARSPPALWMHPAVDRHARFHPPTHHRVPRREPRMPTTAGLATLTEFDVPIPMRDGVVLRANITRPADGEPAPVLLIRSPYPLEAIRFEVDTIGRGPPRASPSWSRAPRHRGL, translated from the coding sequence ATGCCCGAGCTTCGACCGTCCGGTCAGACGAAGCGAACACGAGCCGCCACGCGCTTCGCGACCGCCAGGTCTCCGCCTGCTTTATGGATGCATCCCGCAGTTGACCGCCACGCCCGTTTCCACCCACCGACCCATCACCGCGTCCCGAGGAGGGAACCCCGGATGCCCACTACCGCAGGCCTCGCCACACTGACCGAGTTCGACGTGCCGATACCAATGCGCGACGGTGTGGTGCTCCGCGCGAACATCACCCGTCCGGCGGATGGGGAGCCGGCGCCCGTGCTCCTTATACGCAGTCCCTACCCGCTGGAAGCCATCCGCTTCGAAGTCGACACGATCGGGCGAGGCCCGCCGCGGGCCTCACCCTCGTGGTCCAGAGCACCGCGGCACCGGGGCCTCTAA
- a CDS encoding amidohydrolase family protein, whose translation MAATRYELGIDAAKLDAIDMHVHLEVDGHGHQSLPPALTEASAKYFKSEDRTPSLDRIAEIYRGLNMAAVVFTVDARTQLKHEPNSIDDLIAGAARNNDVLIPFGSVDPRTGTEAIQGAKHQAIDLGARGFKFHPSLQGFDPSNEQFYPLWETLQELGLPAIFHTGQNGMGAGLPGGYGIKLGYSNPLLLDAVAADFPELKIIMAHPSVPWQDEANSIATHKSNVFIDLSGWSPKYFPESLVRMSNSVLQDKVLFGTDFPLITPQKWLGAFADLPLKDDVRPKILKHNAVRLLGLDSTTP comes from the coding sequence ATGGCCGCAACCCGCTACGAACTGGGCATCGACGCCGCGAAGCTCGATGCGATCGACATGCACGTGCACCTCGAGGTTGATGGCCACGGCCACCAGTCCCTGCCGCCGGCCCTAACCGAAGCCTCCGCCAAGTACTTCAAATCAGAGGACCGCACGCCCTCGCTGGACCGCATCGCGGAGATCTACCGCGGACTGAACATGGCCGCCGTCGTCTTCACCGTCGACGCCCGCACCCAGCTCAAGCACGAACCCAACAGCATCGACGACCTGATCGCCGGCGCGGCCCGGAACAACGACGTCCTGATCCCGTTCGGCAGCGTGGACCCGCGCACCGGCACCGAGGCGATCCAGGGTGCGAAGCACCAGGCCATCGACCTGGGTGCCCGCGGTTTCAAGTTCCACCCGTCCCTGCAGGGCTTCGATCCATCCAACGAACAGTTCTACCCGCTCTGGGAAACCCTCCAGGAACTGGGCCTGCCGGCGATCTTCCACACCGGACAGAACGGCATGGGCGCCGGGCTTCCCGGCGGCTACGGCATCAAACTTGGCTACTCCAACCCGCTGCTGCTCGACGCCGTCGCCGCGGACTTCCCCGAACTGAAGATCATCATGGCCCACCCCTCCGTGCCCTGGCAGGACGAAGCCAACTCCATCGCTACCCACAAATCCAACGTGTTCATCGACCTCTCCGGCTGGTCACCAAAGTACTTCCCGGAATCCCTGGTCCGCATGTCCAACTCGGTCCTCCAGGACAAAGTCCTCTTCGGCACCGACTTCCCCCTGATCACCCCGCAGAAATGGCTCGGCGCGTTCGCGGACCTCCCGCTCAAGGACGACGTCCGGCCCAAGATCCTCAAACACAACGCCGTCCGCCTACTCGGGCTGGACAGCACCACACCCTAA
- a CDS encoding MaoC family dehydratase, protein MPNLVVDFDKLLTLAGTDLGVTEYIEITQDQINKFADATGDDQWIHVDPERAKDGPFGAPIAHGFLTLSLIIPFWGELFDVDGVTAKVNYGLDKVRFTSPVKVGSRIRMQATIAEVTEVKGGAQIKVANTIEIEGQERPAVVAEFLARFYK, encoded by the coding sequence ATGCCCAACCTCGTCGTCGATTTCGACAAACTACTCACCCTCGCCGGCACCGACCTCGGCGTCACCGAATACATTGAAATCACCCAGGACCAGATCAACAAATTCGCCGACGCCACCGGCGATGACCAGTGGATCCACGTCGACCCCGAACGCGCTAAGGACGGCCCGTTCGGCGCACCGATCGCGCACGGATTCCTCACCCTGTCCCTGATCATTCCGTTCTGGGGCGAGCTGTTCGACGTCGACGGCGTCACGGCCAAGGTCAACTACGGCCTCGACAAGGTCCGCTTCACCTCCCCCGTGAAGGTGGGCTCGCGGATCCGCATGCAGGCCACCATCGCCGAAGTCACCGAGGTCAAGGGCGGTGCCCAGATCAAAGTCGCGAATACCATCGAGATCGAGGGCCAGGAACGCCCCGCTGTTGTGGCCGAGTTTTTGGCCCGGTTCTACAAGTAA
- a CDS encoding MarR family winged helix-turn-helix transcriptional regulator, translating to MTVEIRGEKLSGAQKLVDAPITDAVGFLLAKLHAAGSVLNNQALADFGLKERSYSVLVLANSGLEPTQRELADFLSLDPSQIVALVDGLEKRGLVTRAAGKSDRRAKTVTVTAAGAKLHARASEAAARAETETLQVLEAAEVATLKALLRKALWGRA from the coding sequence ATGACAGTCGAAATACGGGGCGAAAAGCTGTCCGGCGCGCAGAAGCTGGTGGATGCCCCAATCACCGATGCCGTGGGGTTCCTCTTGGCTAAGCTGCACGCCGCCGGATCCGTGCTGAACAACCAGGCGTTGGCTGACTTTGGCCTCAAGGAACGCTCGTACTCAGTGCTTGTCCTCGCCAACAGCGGGCTGGAGCCGACCCAGCGCGAGCTCGCCGACTTCCTCAGCCTGGATCCAAGCCAGATTGTTGCCCTGGTGGACGGCCTGGAGAAGCGCGGCCTCGTAACCAGGGCTGCCGGAAAATCGGACCGCAGGGCCAAAACCGTAACTGTCACGGCGGCTGGCGCCAAACTCCACGCGCGCGCTTCCGAGGCAGCCGCCCGCGCCGAGACCGAGACGCTGCAGGTCCTCGAAGCAGCCGAGGTGGCCACCCTCAAGGCGCTGCTGCGCAAAGCGCTGTGGGGCCGCGCGTAG
- a CDS encoding ABC transporter permease, whose amino-acid sequence MSIAKVARTRKQESIAPQPIDADLRAVPKKPLIQRLLAHTATWVFLVDVALILAFGLLSEQQSFWSLANIQSLLLGGTQALLLALGLALLLGAGVFDFSLGANLVLSSVTGGLTVQAIAGPYDPQGVYSDVGYALLAGFVVAIVTGTLFGLANGLIISLLDINPLIATLGTMGIGTGIALVITNGGNISGLPSQIQSAIGLNMIGGVLPLPTLVALVVAALVTLLLKYTRFGMRSLAMGSSRTAAERAGIKTRRQTIQLTMIAGAFAGLAGYIDLARFGSTSASGHTQDALNAIAAVIIGGTLLVGGRVSILGAIFGTILAVVLQTGLVIIGVQAYWQLIAVGAVLIIAIAIDRFRYTLQKA is encoded by the coding sequence ATGAGCATCGCAAAAGTCGCCCGGACGCGAAAGCAGGAATCGATTGCCCCACAGCCCATCGATGCTGATCTACGTGCCGTTCCCAAGAAGCCATTAATCCAGCGACTGCTCGCTCACACGGCAACGTGGGTCTTTCTCGTCGACGTCGCGCTCATTCTCGCCTTCGGCCTTCTGTCAGAGCAGCAGTCGTTCTGGAGTCTGGCCAACATTCAGTCACTGCTCCTCGGCGGAACACAAGCCCTGCTGCTGGCGCTCGGACTTGCGCTGCTGCTCGGCGCAGGGGTCTTCGACTTCTCGCTCGGCGCCAACCTCGTGCTCTCCTCCGTGACAGGCGGCCTGACCGTCCAGGCAATTGCCGGCCCTTACGACCCCCAGGGGGTCTACTCGGACGTGGGGTACGCGTTGCTCGCCGGTTTCGTCGTCGCAATCGTGACCGGAACCCTTTTCGGCCTCGCGAACGGATTGATCATCTCCCTCCTCGACATCAACCCACTCATCGCAACTCTTGGCACTATGGGAATCGGAACCGGCATCGCGCTCGTGATCACCAACGGCGGGAACATCTCCGGACTGCCGTCGCAAATCCAGAGCGCAATCGGCCTGAACATGATCGGCGGTGTCCTTCCGCTTCCGACCCTCGTCGCGCTTGTCGTAGCTGCTCTCGTCACCTTGCTCCTCAAGTACACCCGATTCGGAATGAGGTCACTTGCAATGGGGTCGTCGCGAACCGCGGCGGAGCGCGCCGGAATCAAAACCAGACGACAGACCATCCAGCTGACGATGATCGCGGGCGCATTCGCAGGCCTAGCCGGGTACATCGACCTGGCGCGATTCGGGTCGACCTCTGCCTCGGGACACACCCAAGACGCGCTCAACGCCATTGCGGCCGTCATTATCGGTGGCACACTGCTCGTTGGCGGTCGCGTAAGCATTCTCGGCGCAATCTTCGGAACCATCCTCGCGGTAGTCCTTCAGACCGGACTGGTCATTATCGGCGTTCAAGCCTACTGGCAACTCATCGCGGTCGGTGCAGTCCTCATCATCGCAATCGCAATCGACCGATTCCGCTACACGCTACAAAAGGCATGA
- a CDS encoding IclR family transcriptional regulator, producing the protein MANSASGDSVVDRVVRVIAAFPEGVTSLQLSDLAYRSGLPLSSAHRLVRQLSEHGLLELGVGGNVRLGLRLWELVNRNSPTLALRQAAMPFMEDIQQVLNQNVNLAVLDGWEALFVERLSRRGSVANRARIAGRMPVHISSAGLALMSHQSREMQAEYLEQFADPAGRLTTDGVRHLLAEAAQQGYAQLAGIVDPDTWGIAVPVTDGKRRTVAALGVVVPLAEMRLQALVPALQTAARGIGRQLGGWRQD; encoded by the coding sequence GTGGCAAATTCTGCATCAGGTGATTCCGTGGTGGACCGCGTGGTTCGGGTGATTGCGGCCTTTCCTGAGGGCGTGACGTCGCTACAGTTGTCCGACCTCGCTTACAGGTCAGGCCTTCCGTTGTCGTCGGCCCACCGGCTGGTCCGGCAACTTTCCGAGCACGGCCTGTTGGAACTTGGCGTCGGTGGGAATGTGCGGCTCGGGCTGCGGCTATGGGAACTCGTCAACAGGAATTCGCCCACGTTGGCACTGCGCCAGGCGGCGATGCCCTTCATGGAGGATATCCAGCAGGTCCTGAATCAGAACGTGAATCTGGCCGTGCTGGATGGCTGGGAAGCGCTCTTTGTGGAGCGGCTTTCGCGGCGTGGATCCGTCGCTAACCGGGCACGGATTGCAGGGCGAATGCCCGTACATATTTCCTCTGCCGGACTGGCGTTAATGTCGCACCAGAGCCGTGAGATGCAGGCGGAGTACCTCGAGCAATTCGCGGACCCGGCCGGTAGGTTGACTACCGACGGCGTCCGCCATTTGCTGGCCGAAGCTGCCCAGCAGGGCTACGCGCAGCTCGCTGGCATCGTCGACCCGGATACCTGGGGCATCGCGGTGCCGGTCACGGACGGCAAGCGCCGCACGGTGGCGGCACTCGGCGTCGTGGTCCCCCTGGCGGAGATGCGCCTTCAGGCGCTGGTTCCGGCGCTCCAGACGGCGGCGCGGGGGATCGGACGCCAGCTGGGCGGATGGCGGCAGGACTGA
- a CDS encoding GntR family transcriptional regulator: MPLVAGFSATPVTAILSRSPVREALRILTSEGIVNMPAGGSGATVRTRSLEDLVELYDLRISLEPEIAKFVTQGAMRRDIDALRTLAEKMAASSSVPEWMRLNFDFHTTLYKLANRPHTEHFLKNLLSLVQPYTQTNIEWLGGRNRADDEHAEMIKAITDDDPEKLAKLFVTHLVAARDQLVENFEAEDKDDPLLHLRGFTSTTPS, translated from the coding sequence GTGCCTTTGGTCGCCGGCTTCTCTGCCACGCCCGTCACCGCCATTCTGAGCAGGAGTCCTGTCCGCGAAGCCCTGCGGATTCTCACCAGCGAGGGAATCGTCAACATGCCGGCGGGCGGTTCGGGGGCCACGGTACGCACCCGTTCGCTCGAGGACCTGGTGGAGCTCTATGACCTCCGTATTTCCTTGGAACCGGAGATCGCAAAGTTCGTCACCCAGGGAGCGATGCGCAGGGACATCGACGCACTGCGGACCTTGGCAGAGAAGATGGCCGCTTCCTCATCCGTTCCCGAATGGATGCGGCTGAATTTTGATTTCCACACGACGCTCTACAAGCTGGCAAACCGGCCTCACACGGAGCATTTCCTGAAGAACCTGCTCTCCTTGGTACAGCCATATACCCAAACCAACATCGAATGGCTCGGTGGCAGGAACCGCGCCGATGACGAGCATGCCGAAATGATCAAGGCCATAACGGACGATGATCCTGAAAAGCTCGCCAAGCTCTTCGTAACCCACCTCGTCGCTGCCCGGGACCAACTGGTCGAAAATTTTGAGGCCGAAGACAAGGATGACCCACTCCTGCATTTGCGCGGATTCACTTCCACAACGCCCAGTTGA
- a CDS encoding TetR/AcrR family transcriptional regulator: MAEKPATKGTYPKGVARRKQIVRAAARIFAQYGYHAGSLRNIADDVGVTSAALIRHFQDKEGLLTAVLEYWDEESQVASSTAPGLDHIRQLPAMMEYHLTHRGLIELFLTLATEASNPEHPARDFIVKRYDSTVASLSSRIREAIDAGEVFLPAEQVESEARGLMALMDGIELQWLLQPELDLVALFSSHLDHTLARWTGEVQPLSNSTEAFVVQGIA; this comes from the coding sequence GTGGCAGAGAAGCCGGCGACCAAAGGCACGTACCCCAAAGGCGTCGCGCGCCGTAAGCAGATCGTGAGGGCGGCAGCCCGCATCTTCGCCCAGTATGGCTACCACGCAGGGTCCTTGCGGAACATCGCCGACGATGTCGGCGTCACCAGTGCAGCCTTGATCAGACACTTTCAAGACAAAGAGGGCTTGCTCACGGCCGTACTCGAATACTGGGATGAGGAGAGCCAGGTGGCCAGCAGCACAGCTCCAGGCCTCGACCACATCCGCCAGCTCCCGGCAATGATGGAGTACCACCTCACCCATCGGGGCCTCATAGAGCTCTTCCTGACTCTGGCCACAGAAGCATCGAATCCGGAACACCCCGCACGGGATTTCATCGTGAAACGGTACGACAGCACGGTGGCGAGCCTGAGCTCCCGGATACGCGAGGCGATTGACGCCGGGGAAGTTTTCCTGCCAGCGGAGCAGGTCGAAAGCGAAGCCAGGGGACTTATGGCCCTGATGGACGGCATCGAGCTCCAATGGCTCCTCCAACCCGAGCTCGATCTAGTGGCCCTTTTCAGCAGCCACCTGGACCACACCCTCGCAAGGTGGACGGGCGAGGTCCAGCCGTTAAGCAACAGTACTGAGGCTTTCGTGGTGCAAGGCATAGCCTGA